The Paraburkholderia sp. PREW-6R genomic interval ACTCGATGCGGCGTCGAAGCTCGGCATACGCAAGGTGATCGTCGCGTCGAGCGAGACGACGTATGGCGTGGTGTTCGCACACCGCCATCGCGATCCGGTGTACTTTCCGCTCGATGAAGAGTACCCCGTCGATCCGATGGACAGCTATGCCACGTCCAAGGTCATCAACGAAGTCACGGCCAAGGCGTTTCATGCGCGCACGGGCGCGGACATCTACTGTTTCCGCATCGGCAACGTGCTCGATCCCGCGGATTATCAGAAATTCTCGACGTGGCTTGCCGACCCCGCTTTGAGAAAACGCATCGCGTGGAGCTATATCGACGGACGCGATCTCGCGACGGCGGCGCGCCTCGCCATCGAGAAGGACGGTCTCGGCTTTCAGGTGATGAACGTCGCGGCCGATGACGTGTCGTCCGATCTGCCCACGGCCGAGCTGCTGCAGCGGTTCTATCCGGATGTGCCGGTCAGGAAACAGTTGGGCGAATTTGAAACGCTGCTCAGCAACGAGAAGCTCAAGCGTTCGCTAGGCTGGCAGCAGGCGTACAGGTGGCGGGAACAAGTGGCGAAGTAGCGCTCGCGCCTCCTTGATAATGCGGCCACGTTCAGCCGCGATCGACGCCACGTCGAGATACGCGGCGAGATCAAAGGCGACGAAGTGGTGATGGCAGTAAGAGCCGAGCGGTCGCCAGATCGCTCGCTCGGGGGTTTAGGGCTTTAATCGCCGCTATTTCAAATGGCGGCTCCCCACTCGTCAGCAGTCGGTCGAGGACCCAGTGCGAAGGGCCGCTTATGGCCGGCGACAGCCTCGTGCGGTCCGCATGCCATGCCGACGCCCATCCAACGCCGCCCCACGCCGCCATACCGTGCTACATGATCGGCGCCGAAGTGCGCACGCGCTCGAAAACGGCAGCGATATCGAGGTCGCCCACCTCCAGTCCGAACTGCTCGCGCAGACAGGCCGCGAG includes:
- a CDS encoding NAD(P)-dependent oxidoreductase, which produces MTKRVIVTGGSGLAGKWVVEDLVAHGYEVLNVDRVPMAKGTARTLITDITDAGQVFNALASSTTPREFDDDIEPKQIDAVVHFAAIPRILITTDNEVFRINVMGTYNILDAASKLGIRKVIVASSETTYGVVFAHRHRDPVYFPLDEEYPVDPMDSYATSKVINEVTAKAFHARTGADIYCFRIGNVLDPADYQKFSTWLADPALRKRIAWSYIDGRDLATAARLAIEKDGLGFQVMNVAADDVSSDLPTAELLQRFYPDVPVRKQLGEFETLLSNEKLKRSLGWQQAYRWREQVAK